A single Rhinolophus ferrumequinum isolate MPI-CBG mRhiFer1 chromosome 20, mRhiFer1_v1.p, whole genome shotgun sequence DNA region contains:
- the CCDC126 gene encoding coiled-coil domain-containing protein 126, which produces MIFTISRKNMSQKLSLLLLVFGLIWGLMLLHYTFQQPRHQSSVKLREQILDLSKKYVKALAEENKNTVDVENGASMAGYADLKRTIAVLLDDILQRLVKLESKVDYFVVNGSAPNTTNGTSGNLVSVTTNKRITAQGSIR; this is translated from the exons ATGATTTTTACAATCTCAAGAAAAAATATGTCCCAGAAATTGAGTTTACTGTTGCTTGTATTTGGACTCATTTGGGGACTGATGTTACTGCACTATACTTTTCAACAACCAAGACATCAAAGCAGTGTCAAGTTACGTGAACAAATTCTAGATTTAAGCAAAAAATATGTTAAAGCTCTAGCAGAGGAAAATAAGAACACAGTGGATGTTGAGAATGGAGCTTCGATGGCAGGATATG cggATCTAAAAAGAACAATTGCTGTCCTTTTGGATGACATTTTACAACGCTTAGTAAAGCTCGAGAGCAAAGTCGACTATTTTGTTGTGAATGGTTCAGCACCCAACACTACCAATGGCACGAGTGGGAATCTGGTGTCAGTAACCACAAATAAACGGATAACCGCGCAGGGCAGCATTAGATAG